The following proteins are co-located in the Microvirga ossetica genome:
- a CDS encoding ATP-dependent DNA helicase has translation MTWSPQQDAALKSVADWLRRGDRPVFRLFGYAGTGKTTLAKHIAETVDGDVAFGAYTGKAALVLRTKGCPDASTIHSMIYRSRESDENGPQFVLNRQSPASKADLIVIDECSMVDEELGRDLLSFGQPVLVLGDPAQLPPVKGGGFFTEGEPDVMLTEVHRQAKDNPIIHLSMMVREGGRLETGSYGESRIIRRREIDAAAVMAADQVLVGLNKTRRLYNTRLRELNGYRDPMPAAGEKLVCLRNDKTKGLLNGGTWTIQALRGIRNDFIRMDVVPDDDARRRSVDVSVHKAFFEGTEEEVPFVLRKESDEFTYGYALTVHKAQGSQWDDLVLFDESYAFREHRSRWLYTALTRAAEKITVVI, from the coding sequence ATGACCTGGTCGCCACAACAGGATGCCGCCCTGAAGTCCGTCGCCGATTGGCTCCGCCGCGGTGACCGTCCGGTGTTCCGTCTCTTCGGCTATGCCGGCACCGGCAAGACGACTCTCGCCAAGCACATCGCCGAGACGGTGGACGGCGACGTCGCGTTCGGCGCCTATACCGGCAAGGCCGCCCTCGTGCTGCGCACCAAGGGTTGCCCGGATGCATCCACCATCCACTCGATGATCTACCGCTCGCGGGAATCGGATGAGAACGGGCCGCAATTCGTCCTCAACCGCCAGAGCCCGGCGTCGAAGGCCGACCTCATCGTCATCGACGAATGCTCCATGGTGGACGAGGAGCTCGGGCGCGATCTCCTGTCCTTCGGCCAGCCGGTGCTGGTGCTCGGCGATCCGGCCCAGCTGCCGCCGGTGAAGGGCGGCGGCTTCTTTACCGAAGGCGAGCCCGACGTGATGCTCACGGAGGTGCATCGTCAGGCCAAGGACAATCCCATCATCCACCTGTCGATGATGGTGCGCGAGGGCGGCCGCCTGGAGACCGGCAGCTACGGCGAGAGCCGCATCATCCGCCGCCGCGAGATCGATGCTGCCGCCGTCATGGCGGCCGACCAGGTGCTCGTCGGCCTCAACAAGACGAGGCGGCTCTACAACACGCGCCTGCGCGAACTGAACGGTTACCGCGATCCCATGCCGGCGGCAGGCGAGAAGCTGGTGTGCCTGCGCAACGACAAGACCAAGGGCCTGCTCAACGGCGGCACCTGGACGATCCAGGCCCTGCGCGGCATCCGCAACGACTTCATCCGCATGGACGTGGTGCCCGACGACGATGCCCGCCGCCGGTCGGTGGACGTGTCGGTGCACAAGGCCTTCTTCGAGGGAACCGAGGAGGAAGTGCCCTTCGTCCTGCGAAAGGAATCGGACGAGTTCACCTACGGCTATGCGCTGACTGTGCACAAGGCTCAAGGGTCTCAATGGGACGATCTCGTGCTCTTCGATGAATCCTATGCTTTCCGCGAGCACCGCAGCCGCTGGCTCTACACCGCCCTGACGCGGGCGGCGGAAAAGATCACCGTCGTCATCTGA
- a CDS encoding DUF1328 domain-containing protein, whose product MLKWALIFLVVSLVAGALGFTGVASGAKTLAKILFGLFLLGFLILILLAWGAGELIF is encoded by the coding sequence ATGCTGAAATGGGCCCTGATCTTTCTTGTCGTGTCGCTGGTCGCCGGTGCTCTCGGCTTCACCGGTGTCGCCTCGGGAGCGAAGACCCTCGCCAAGATCCTGTTCGGCCTTTTTCTCCTCGGCTTCCTCATCCTGATCCTCCTGGCCTGGGGAGCAGGTGAACTGATCTTCTGA
- a CDS encoding TRAP transporter substrate-binding protein, translated as MKRRAFLHAAALGTAAGTLAKPAIAQSNPEVRWRLTSAFPKSLDTLFGGGETFAKLVSEATDGKFQIQTFAPGEIVGTPQALDAIAGGTVEMGHTCSYYYVGKDPTFAIGTNLPFGLNSRQTNAWLYHGNGTALLNEFYAKHNVYALPAGNTGAQMGGWFRKEIKTVQDLQGLKMRIAGLAGQIVQKLGVVPQQIAGGDLYPSLERGTIDAAEWVAPYDDDKLGLNKVAPYYYYPGFWEGGPAIHFFINLQKWNELPKSYQAAIQAAAGYVNVDTQAKYDAKNPAALRNLIGNGAQLRPFSQEIMEAAYKAANEIYDDLSAKNADFKKLYDSYKAFRSEEYLWFQVAEYAYDTFMIRARARG; from the coding sequence ATGAAACGCCGCGCTTTTCTTCACGCCGCCGCCCTCGGCACAGCCGCAGGAACCCTCGCCAAGCCTGCCATCGCGCAGTCGAATCCTGAAGTTCGCTGGCGCCTGACATCGGCCTTCCCGAAATCTCTCGACACCCTGTTCGGCGGTGGCGAAACCTTCGCCAAGCTCGTGTCCGAGGCCACCGACGGCAAGTTCCAGATCCAGACATTCGCGCCCGGCGAGATCGTCGGCACGCCCCAGGCGCTCGATGCCATCGCGGGCGGAACGGTGGAGATGGGCCATACCTGCTCATACTACTATGTCGGCAAGGATCCGACCTTCGCGATCGGCACCAATCTGCCCTTCGGCCTCAATTCCCGTCAGACCAATGCGTGGCTCTATCACGGCAACGGCACGGCTCTGCTGAACGAATTCTATGCCAAGCATAATGTCTACGCGCTGCCGGCCGGAAACACCGGTGCCCAGATGGGCGGATGGTTCCGGAAGGAGATCAAGACCGTCCAGGACCTTCAGGGCCTGAAGATGCGCATCGCGGGTCTCGCCGGCCAGATCGTGCAGAAGCTCGGCGTGGTGCCGCAGCAGATCGCCGGCGGCGATCTCTATCCGTCGCTCGAGCGCGGCACCATCGATGCCGCCGAATGGGTCGCACCTTACGACGACGACAAGCTCGGGCTGAACAAGGTCGCGCCGTACTACTACTATCCCGGCTTCTGGGAGGGCGGGCCTGCGATCCATTTCTTCATCAACCTGCAGAAATGGAACGAGCTGCCGAAGAGCTACCAGGCGGCGATCCAAGCGGCGGCGGGCTACGTCAACGTGGACACACAGGCCAAGTACGACGCCAAGAATCCGGCAGCCCTGCGCAACCTGATCGGCAACGGCGCACAGCTGCGCCCGTTCTCGCAGGAGATCATGGAAGCGGCCTATAAGGCGGCCAACGAGATCTATGACGATCTCTCGGCCAAGAATGCCGACTTCAAGAAGCTCTACGACAGCTACAAGGCGTTCCGGAGCGAGGAATATCTCTGGTTCCAGGTGGCCGAATACGCCTACGACACCTTCATGATCCGCGCCCGCGCCCGCGGGTGA
- the arsC gene encoding arsenate reductase (glutaredoxin) (This arsenate reductase requires both glutathione and glutaredoxin to convert arsenate to arsenite, after which the efflux transporter formed by ArsA and ArsB can extrude the arsenite from the cell, providing resistance.) yields the protein MDVIIYHNPQCGTSRNTLGLIRNAGIEPHIVEYLKSPPTRLLLRQLIERMGVDVREVMRKKGTPFHELGLDDPALSDERLLDAMMEHPILIERPIVVTPLGVRLCRPSETVLDLLPPQQGEFTKEDGEPVVDSAGRRIGIA from the coding sequence ATGGACGTGATCATCTACCACAATCCGCAATGCGGAACCTCGCGCAACACCCTCGGCCTCATTCGCAATGCGGGGATCGAGCCGCATATCGTCGAGTATCTCAAATCCCCGCCGACGCGCCTGCTCCTGCGCCAGCTGATCGAGCGCATGGGCGTCGACGTTCGTGAGGTGATGCGAAAGAAGGGCACGCCCTTTCACGAGCTCGGGCTCGACGATCCCGCATTGAGCGATGAGAGGCTGCTCGATGCGATGATGGAGCACCCGATCCTGATCGAGCGCCCCATCGTGGTCACACCGCTCGGCGTCAGGCTCTGCCGCCCGTCCGAAACCGTGCTCGACCTCCTGCCGCCGCAGCAAGGAGAGTTCACGAAGGAGGACGGCGAGCCCGTGGTCGATTCCGCGGGACGGCGCATCGGGATCGCCTGA
- a CDS encoding SDR family oxidoreductase: MELQGKVALVTGAGSGIGKAAALLFAREGAAVGVLSRTEAEIRETADEIERAGGKAIPLVADVADDGQMRQAVADLVQAYGRLDIVFANAGINGVWAPIDELQPAEWDRTIAINLRGTYLTLHHAVPHLKKEGGSIMVTASINGTRTFTSAGATAYSATKAGQVAMVQMLAVELAKHRIRVNAVCPGKIDTAITDNTEKRHTQEAGVADFNEDRIPLTDDIPGTSDEVAELVLFLASDRARHITGTPVWIDGAQSLVV, from the coding sequence ATGGAACTGCAAGGCAAGGTCGCGCTCGTCACCGGCGCGGGATCGGGCATCGGCAAGGCGGCGGCCCTGCTCTTCGCGCGCGAGGGCGCTGCGGTCGGCGTGCTGAGCCGCACGGAAGCCGAGATCCGCGAGACCGCCGATGAGATCGAGCGGGCCGGCGGCAAGGCGATCCCGCTCGTCGCCGACGTGGCGGATGACGGGCAGATGAGGCAAGCCGTGGCCGATCTCGTGCAGGCCTATGGCAGGCTCGACATCGTCTTCGCCAATGCCGGCATCAACGGCGTCTGGGCTCCCATCGACGAGCTGCAGCCGGCCGAGTGGGACCGCACCATCGCCATCAACCTGCGCGGCACCTATCTCACGCTTCATCACGCCGTGCCGCATCTCAAGAAGGAGGGCGGCTCGATCATGGTCACCGCCTCGATCAATGGAACCCGCACCTTCACGAGCGCTGGCGCGACGGCCTATTCCGCCACCAAGGCCGGGCAGGTGGCGATGGTGCAGATGCTGGCGGTCGAACTCGCCAAGCACAGGATCCGCGTGAACGCGGTCTGCCCCGGCAAGATCGACACGGCGATCACGGACAATACGGAGAAGCGGCACACGCAGGAAGCGGGAGTCGCCGACTTCAACGAGGACCGGATTCCGCTCACCGACGACATCCCCGGAACGAGCGATGAGGTGGCGGAACTCGTGCTCTTCCTCGCCTCCGACCGCGCGCGCCACATCACCGGCACGCCGGTGTGGATCGACGGCGCACAATCGCTCGTCGTGTAG
- a CDS encoding MFS transporter, whose protein sequence is MSSSLRTTLPTLFALLLGYALMQVGNTLQGTLLSVRGSIEQFTPTEIGAVGAAFWAGIVLGSLYAGRVIQQVGHTRTFAALAAVAASTALLHLLVISPAVWIAARGLTGFCFAGLFIVVESWLNASASAQTRGQVLSVYGMTGLVAGIGGQMLLPTGDPYGYKLFCFVAILISLALVPPALSRASAPVHAVSDTKINLMQLYRQSPFGVVAAVLCGITTSSFFALGPIWAQERGLDTAEIALFMTFGTLGGFLTTWPLGWLSDRMDRRHVIVGTAAMAAAIMLALIHFVPLTVPVWLVFVYVSIFGGSVIPTYSIVTAHVNDMVRPGEFVAAAGGLLILLGVGATIGPVIAGMAMTQFGRLGLLYVVIVAQALMAIWGAYRSLQRASPPTEEKETFVPEPTIPVGTRLEAS, encoded by the coding sequence ATGTCTTCGTCCCTGCGGACCACGCTGCCGACCCTTTTCGCGCTTCTTCTCGGCTATGCCCTCATGCAGGTCGGAAACACCCTGCAAGGCACGCTGCTCAGCGTGCGCGGGAGCATCGAGCAGTTCACGCCGACGGAGATCGGCGCCGTGGGCGCCGCGTTCTGGGCCGGCATCGTCCTCGGTTCGCTCTATGCCGGGCGCGTGATCCAGCAGGTGGGGCATACGCGCACTTTCGCAGCGCTGGCGGCCGTGGCTGCATCGACCGCGCTGCTGCACCTGCTCGTGATCAGTCCGGCCGTATGGATCGCGGCGCGCGGGCTGACCGGCTTCTGCTTCGCGGGCCTGTTCATCGTCGTCGAAAGCTGGCTCAACGCCTCCGCCAGCGCACAGACGCGCGGGCAGGTCCTCAGCGTCTACGGGATGACCGGTCTCGTCGCCGGGATCGGCGGGCAGATGCTGCTGCCCACGGGCGATCCCTATGGCTACAAGCTGTTCTGCTTCGTCGCCATCCTGATCTCGCTTGCCCTGGTGCCTCCGGCCCTGTCGCGGGCGAGTGCGCCGGTTCATGCGGTGAGCGACACGAAGATCAACCTGATGCAGCTCTACCGGCAATCGCCCTTCGGCGTGGTGGCAGCGGTTCTGTGCGGCATCACCACCAGCTCGTTCTTCGCGCTCGGGCCGATCTGGGCGCAGGAGCGCGGATTGGACACGGCGGAGATCGCCCTCTTCATGACCTTCGGCACGCTCGGCGGCTTTCTCACCACCTGGCCCCTGGGCTGGCTCTCCGACCGCATGGATCGCCGCCATGTGATCGTCGGCACCGCTGCCATGGCGGCGGCGATCATGCTCGCGCTCATCCACTTCGTGCCGCTCACGGTGCCGGTTTGGCTCGTCTTCGTCTACGTGAGCATTTTCGGCGGCAGCGTCATCCCCACCTACAGCATCGTCACGGCGCATGTGAACGACATGGTCAGGCCCGGCGAGTTCGTGGCCGCGGCGGGCGGTCTGCTGATCTTGTTGGGCGTCGGCGCCACCATCGGTCCCGTGATCGCCGGCATGGCCATGACGCAGTTCGGACGCCTCGGACTTCTCTATGTGGTCATCGTCGCCCAGGCTCTGATGGCGATCTGGGGCGCCTATCGCAGCCTGCAGCGCGCTTCGCCTCCAACGGAGGAAAAGGAGACCTTCGTTCCCGAGCCGACGATCCCCGTGGGCACACGGCTGGAGGCGTCCTAG